The sequence GGCGATGGAGAGGCGCCTTAGATACATCTTCTTTCCTTAAAACACGCTCTTTTTGCTCGTATCTCTCGCTTTGGACCGAGGTGTGTTGCACATAGCCGGAGCTGGTTTGTTCTGCCTCATCTTCTGCACTGTCAAGGAATTGCTGCTTCCTGAACACATGAACTCAAACGGCGGAAAAAAGGCGAACTTTAATGAACTagagctgtgattggctgcaggCGCTGCCCGCGTGCCTGTTGTTGATTATGACAGGATGCCATCTACAGGTTACAGCTTTACCTGACAACAAGAATCCATCTACctaccatccatccatccatccatccgccCACTCaccaatctatctatctatctatctatctatctatctatctatctatctatctatctatcattgCAAATTAAGCATCTTTTATGCAATCTAGATTTAATTCgggtatttgtgtatttttatgtcagAGATAATGtttctaaaatatttaaaagtgtgTAGGCTACTTGCTTAGCTCATGCAGGCCTGAGGCTATTTACTTAGATTGAcgtgtaacattttatttacaaatttaaTCTCTCAACCACATCCATAATTACACATATCCACAAGAGATGTAATTAAAATGAGTAGATAAATAATTCATTTCGACACAGAAACCTTCTATCTATCCTCTAAATGATGAAAGCTCTTATGATGATGTTTATGGTGATGAAAAATAATTCAGCAGTATGTGAAAGTAGAAATGGTTTACTAGTCGCTGGAGCTCTTTTGTACTAATATAATCTGCATTAGCTCTAAATGTTATCAGTACCGTCATTtgatatatacatttattatatttactatATTAACTATACTTACATTAATTTAAGGTTGGTAGTTGCCAATTAAGACCACACGATGGCGCCAACACTGTTTTTCaactaaataaatatgagaACAGAGGGCCAAACAGACCTTGATGTCTTACAATGGACATGAAGACAGTCTAGAGTTTGGTCCAGATGTGTGTTAGTGTCAGTCAGAACACAAGGAGATAATATTCACATCTAATAAATAAACTCTAGACATTGCTAAATAATTACAGGGTAAATTCATGCCTGAGGAGAAAACATTCATACTAAGCAAAGGGCAGACAGTGACACAAAAACTTCCATATTTAACAGAATGGatactattaaaaaaaagacagatgttAAAAATAATATCACCATGTAACTGGAGCAACATAGATATCTAACTGTGTGGTTTTTCTCTATGAGTGAAAACACTGAGGTCATGACCCAGCTGAGCCATGACGTAATTTAGTCTAACAGCTGAAATTACACAACAGCCAGCCTGACAGAAGGCTTTTAGTGAGCCAGTGTGAAGGAGCGCTTCAGTGATCTATGGACCTCGGTGTGGATATGCATACCGCCTTCATTCCCTTTTTTAAGAGCAGGCCACGGATCCTTAACCTCAAACACAACGATGGAAcagcaggtgttttcacttGCAAAAGTGGAAAATTTATTGCTGCTTAGaggtttttatatatttttttcttttaatatttttaccaTGTTGATTTGAAAATAACAGTTTCAATCAGTGTCTTTTTGTTTGGCTCTGCAGTTATCTGTAGGTTTCCATGGGGAAATGCAAACTCACTTATAAATTCAATGAGTTAATATCTCTTAATACTGAGAAACATTAATGAATTCAGGCACACAGCTACAATCACTGCAGCCTGCTGGTGACGTCTGTGACAATGCGAATGTGTAGACTGCACTTGTCTTGGTACCCATGTGACCTCAAGGAGGCATGGCGTATCTAAagccacacagacagacagcgtAAATGGCTGTGATCCCTGTTGCTTCTGATTCGCTAATCCCTGTTAAAGTTGTAATGGGGCAGCTATGGAGAGGCTCGCTGAATGGAGGATTAACTGTGCTACCTGCTGAGATGGGCGTTTGTGGATGAACCGGTCAAAACAGTATTAAAACTGATTTCTCTGGGTCAGGGGTCACGTCCAACACTCTGAATGCTAAAAGGATGATTAGACGACGCCCAGCTGAGTAAATCATGTAATCTGATAGTGTTGCTAAAATGAGACCTCCACTTGAGAACAGTCTGGGGATGAGCGTCCAAGACACAGCGATTGTGTCTGAAAGCTACATCCTACTTACCATGCTGTGTGCTTTTAAAGTTCACACAATAATCTCTCTGTTTGCAGACATGCACTTTATCTGTATTTCATTCGTTTTTCAGGCATTTTACTGATATTAAACTAAGTGGTTCAAACTAACTACAGTGAGCAACACATTCATTTGTACTGTCACTGATtaattggtttgtttttgttggaagTGAATGAAGACATTACCCATACTGGAAAAATTATGACAGAAAGATTTTTAGTGACAGAATTAAACTTTTGATAAACTGCGAGAGAAAATAATGGTTCAAAGTTGGACTAATGTGAAGACCTCAGTGTAACTTATTCTCATAGACTCAATTATGTAGTCACAGTTTCAATAAGAGTAATTACAGCTGTGGTGATTGGTGAACAACTCATGGAGGATTTTTGTGATGTTCAAggtctgcagctgacagagaACCTGACTATATTGTAATTAGCTTGCAGGGTTACAGACTTTTACATCATCACTAATAAGAACTTCAGACTACATGTCAAACAGGCGCCTCTTAATTGAAACACAGTCTCTTCATTTATTGAACTCTGATATGGGAAGATTATGCAGCTCTTTAACTGGCCAATAAAATGGTGGAAGGATGATTAAAGCTGCCAAGTGGACCTGTGACCTCATAGTCAGCAAgcagtttatcataaaaattgACGGTGTAGTGCTGTGATATCAAATGTGTCAGAGTCCAAATAGTCATCACGTCAGATGTCAATTACATAAGATGCTTAGTGTGGAGAGTTTCTGACGCTGTAAACATACTTtccactagagctgcaacaataagttaataattttagtaattttttaaagcaaaaatgccaaaagtttGCACTTTtcaacttctcagatgtgatgatttcatgtttttctttgtcacacatgATTGttaagtgaatatctttgggttttggactgttggtcggacaaaacaagacctCTGGGAACGTTGCCCGTGACTCTAGGAAATTGTAACCATCAGGTTTCactattaattaatcaattaattgaggaAACAATCAGCAGActaatagaaaatgaaaataatcgatggttgcagccctacttgCCACAACTGTCCCATATCTGAAAAGGCAGCACAAGATTTTAATAAAGATTACAATTAGCTATTACAGAATGGCTGATACACAACGTGCTTAGAGGCCAAGGACACTATGTCCTGTCCTGCTACCATCATGTGATTCTTTGCAGCtggaaaaataatttatcaGGAGGAAGTCAAGTTGAGACAGTCCttcagcaacacacaaacacccaacTAAGATCTGGTCTATGTCAACCTgtcttttgcttcttttctgtGATAAATTGTGATAACATGAAATTacgtttttacattttaattgacAGATATAGAGATCACTTAACTGTGATAGTGAATATCTGAAACAGGTGTCATACTGGCTGGTGAATGGTCAAACAGCTCAAGGTTAAAGTCATCAGTCACACCATTTGGAGTCAGAAGAGGCTTGGCAGGAGATAAAAGTATATTTAGAAGGTTGGAATAATCTACCTCACTAGAGGTAATCCTGGCCCTTTCTCTGCAGCAAGTAATATGTGCAAATGTTCTGCTAAACTATTAATAATAAACTGGTGGACTCGCATGCAAACAGGCCTGTGTATCACTTTTCTGCAAGTGTCTTGGATGAAATATTGTCAGCAGGTCAACTTTCTCAGCTGATTTTGGATCATCCCCAACTACAACTTGGGAGACCTGTGCAGCTCTAAGCTTACATTTCACACATGAGGGTGCCAAACAGCTTCCCAAAGCATCATGACCGAGGACATGAGGCTGCCAAGACGCTCAGTCACACTCCGTCTGCAACAGTACCCTTCACACATGGCATTATATTTCAAAACCAGGCAGGAGATTCATTCAGTAGGTTgcctttatttctcttttactGGCAAGGTTCCTGTGTTCAGGGAATGAAATTCTGGTGAGgggcaaaacaaaaagaaaaagtatggGCCAAGAGAAGAGTGCAGAACAGATTCCGCCGGTACAACTAGTAGAAAATACTAGTTGGTCCCTATAAATATATAATCGCAGCATTTCAGTCCATCCAAATGTACAAGATATGTTACAGTTAAACTTCACAACATGAACAGTGGACATAAAAACTACTTAGAGGACTTTCTTAAGCTCGTCATACAAGACAAGCACAAAAGCGCCACCCATGCCTCTCAGCACATTAGACCACGCTCCCTTGAAGAAAGCCTTGCCGCCCTCATCACGGGCGATCTTCCTCCAGCAGTCAATGGTGCCGCTGTACATGATGTCCGCtagaggaaaaacacaacaacagagaaatCACACCGCCATTCTAGCAACGCTTTAGCACAACCAGACAGTGATATTTTGTATTCATTACCTCCTTTGCGTCCAGACTGCATCATCATACGACGACGGACAGTGTCGAAGGGGTAGGACACAAGACCAGCGACTGCAGTCACAGACTGAGCAATCATCCAGCtgacaataatgtgtgtgttcttggGGTCTGGAAGCATGCCTAGAAAAGAAGCATCAATCAGAAGTTGAGTGAAAGTCTCAAGGCAAGGAAGTCCACTGAGAAAAGAGAGGTAAGCAGCTCACCAGATAATGAAAACTCACCCTTTGCTGTGTCATAGACGCCAAAGTAAGCAGCTCTGTAGATGATAATGCCCTGCACTGACACACTGAAGCCCTGGTACAGACCCTTGATGCCATCAGACTTTGAGATCTTCACCAAGCAGTCTCCCAGGCCTTTGAACTCACGCTCTGCTCCGGCTTTGCCCACATCAGCAGCCAGACGTGTTCTGGCGAAGTCGAGGGGGTAGACGAAACAGAGCGATGTGGCTCCAGCGGCACCACCAGAGGCCAAGTTCCCTGCGAAGTATCTCCAGAACTGCTTATGCTTGTCCACGCCATCGAGGAAAACCTTCTTGTATTTGTCCTTGAAAGCAAAGTTGAGGGCCTGAGTGGGGAAGTATCGGATGACGTTGGCTAGATTGCCTCTCCAGAACGAGAGGAAGCCCTGCTCTTTGGGGATACGGACGACACAATCGACAATGCCCTTGTACTGCTTGTCAGCTGAAATCTGCTTGCTGGCATGTTGCACCTGTAATTAAAGCAGAATTATCGCAGTGAATTAGAAACCGTAAAATGAAGGCTGGGCAGTAAAAGCACTTTGACACAACTGCAGTGTAAACGAACCTTTACCTTTCACCTGTTAACCTTTTGACTTGTGTAATTGTTAAGGACGCAAATTCCCATTCCCATGATTCTCATGCCTGTGTCTGACAGGCACATTTGCATCCATGTGCCACAGTTCAACTCTGTCGGCATCCATTCAACTATTCACACcccttcccccctcctcctcctcctccccctgctgctgctgccgctgctgctgttgctgctgagcCCAGGCCCAATGCAGCAGTGGAAAGCCATGGTGCAAACCTTGCTGTGACCTTGTTTGTTAAGTTTTCATGCCAAACTAAGAGCTGTCATGGAAGATAAGCACTTTTGATATTCAGAAACACAATGGATGGCTATGTCTGTCCCTTTAAGTCACTGTATTTTTGCTTGGGAAGGCTGCAGCTTGTATTACATAACAGGTCTGATACAGCTGAAATAAGCTCATTCCTCATCTGTCCCTGCAGCAGACTAACACAGCTGCTCTGATTTACAACAGGCCCATATAAGAATACTGATTCTACTTAATGCAGCATCTATGCATCATTTCCTCTACCAAAGCATCTCCTAAACTAACTGAACTCTTGTTTATTTATCCCTCCATCCCTTAGGAGTGACTACACCAGCAGGGAAACGCTACAAATCAACAAACACGTTTCCTGTTAGTGTTGCAGAGACATTACTTGCAGTTCTCATTAGATGCCAAGTGCGTGCAAAGcaagaaataacattttaaagtgCCTCTCACCTGCAGAAGAAGCTTGACTCTCTCGATGGGGGCAACAGCTGTTTTGGAGATGGCAGCGGCAATACCACCAGCCAAGAAGTCCTTGGCGAATGAAATAGCTTGTTCACTCATCTTCTGGTGTTATCAGTCGCCGTCCGGTCACTCGGTCGGTGGGGTTTGCCGGTTTAGGTGAAATGGCCGAGTCCAATCTAGAAGTGAGGGGATTTAAGGAGACTGAGCGCGAGAAAAAACGCGAACTTCGACTCTCGCGTTTGATTGGTGGGCTGCGGTTAGGAGTGGGCGGGGTTGACTGATGTCCTCTGATTCAGATTTGGTGATCTCCCTCATCACTCAAGTAAGTCACAGCAAGTTATCTGTCCCACAAGCTCATAGTTTTACTAACTTCTTTAATATCCTGTTGAGATATTCTGACTGAATCACATCTCAACACAACTGAGGAGGCACTGGTATGTTgttaaaaatgagttttatgATCAAGAGTTGGCTCACGGTCGTGTCAAATGTCAGTTTGAAGCAGCTGAGGACTTTAGGGCCTCTGCTATGGTGGGTAAAGGTCATCCCATCTGTTAATGTCCTTTGGTTGTCACTCATTTTCCCACAGTATGGAGGAGGACATGATTGAATCAGCTGACTGATTCGACACAAAGCAAGTGTCAGCAGATCGTTACTTTCCATCTCTGGTTCTGTCTGACTTTAGTCGGTGCTACTGGatcaaagtacatttactcaagtactgtacttaagtacaatttagaggcactttacttgagtatttcaattttattctactttatacctccacttcactacatttcagagggaaatattgtactttctattccactacatttatttgacagctccTCAGCTGGAGATTTGACAccatggataatataacaagcttttaaaatacaacacattgttaaagatgaaaccagtggtttccaacctttttggcttttgaatTCTTATAAAAAGTAGTGTGTAGTctgggtcacatttcagatgtttatgagttgttaacacagtgatatttccctctaaacttctcacatagtttcatttcaataaatgttcaaatgatctaatatttaaataaaaatcaaagattagagaaaaagtccaaaaactgaaaacagatttgtatatgagaactttgttttttcttctttcctctcacattaatcatctcacgacccctcagttttatctggtgaccctttggagggacacaacccctagattgggaaccactggactaaactagctaactgcaTATAAAGTAGGTGAAACtagctcctcctccagcagctacaacagtaacatgctgctctaacactgatgcttcagtattgaTTATCTAATGATAATATATCAATCAGAGGGACCAaatcactacttttactgcaatattttaactacatttaGCTCCTCATACTTGGATTTTtctgcaggacttttacttgtattaagtatttttacattgctgtattggcacttttacttaggtaaagggtctgaatacttcttccaccactggacagaacaaacaaaaagaaatatccTGAAAGTTATCAcaacacataaaatatgaattacTGATCCATATAACTAATAACAAATAGCAGATAATAAGTTGTATAGTTGCTACAAGACCAATAACACTGAATTAAACgtcaaaaactagaaaaaggcACTTTCTACTCTGAACCTAGACCTAAGAAAGTGGGCTAGAGGAGGTagtttatattaatttaaaattagATCATCATCTAATATATATATGCATAACCCATATAACATACAAAAGTACactttaacaaataaaaagtgtcagtaaaaagaaaattttaatgttttaagcACATTTCTTCCATCACAATCaacattttgccttttttatacattaaaaatataatctaTCACACGAAATTGCATATTATACAACAATATCAAACATTCATGATgcttacattttaatttatgaCATGAAAGAGCATTTTCAATGAATACACTATGGCAATATGTAATGTCTTTGCCGCAATAACTGAAACAAGCCCCAAAATAAGTAGGTAACTCTTAAGGCACATAATATTAAGTTAAAGACAGTCATGAAAATACATTGTGGTTGAGTGAACAAACCATTTACAAACAATACTGTCAGATAAAATAACAATGTTCTGAAGGAGGTAGACCGTTGCTGCCAGGAGAAACAGTAAATATGTGTTAACTGCTGTAATGAAGATATAACACTGGGAAAACAATGTTATATATTACTAGTCTCTTAAGTCCAACAAATACTCCTGACTCAGTTTGCTGGTCAAGTGTGGTCAGCAGCCGATACTTTTCACAAGACATCTTCTCATATGAAGTTTCACCAGCGGTTTCCAAAGGACGACTCCCCTGACCCAAAATTCCTGTTTTTCAAGTAGCGCTTCACCTCTTGCAGCTCGTATGGCCCGAGGCTCTGGTCGACCCCTGGAGCAAGTTTAtagctcagaggtgagatgatgTACCCGTTGCGGTAAAGGCAAACCTGCTTACACATCTCAAAGCAGGTGAAGAGAAGGCCAAAGTAGGGAACAATCTGTGAAGGGATAacaagaggttaaaaaaaaaagacttgactGTAGTCCACATTCTTAATCATGAGGTTAAAAGCCTTCACCATAGATCCATGGCACATAGTTTACAGTGTGTACAATGTTGTGAAATGTATGAGCTTTATTTTACTTCAGATTGAGGTAAAAGGCTACTCCTGACAAGGCTTTACATCTATAAAACAACGTACAGCCATCATGACATTTGCAGCTGAAATCGGAGAGCGGAGCATGCTGTTCCACAGACAGACTTTGCTCACCTTGCTCGTGATATTCCTGCTATGAATTACACACTGAAGATTGTTTTccatgcccccccccctccctcctacTGCCCCTTTTGCGTAGGCAATGGGTTACAATACTTTCACAGGCGTACTCATGTTCCTAAGGGCACGTGCAGTGCAGTTATTTCAGTTCCTATTACTTGTCTGTAGCGCAAGATAAAGTAGACCTATTTTAGCCGTATTAATGATAAGTAAGTGTAAATGTAAGTGTGACTGAgttcataaataaacagatattaTACTGTATGGCAAATTATTCACAGACACTGTACCTTTATTGTGTTGGCAGTAAGACCGTTCCACAGTGAGAGGACGCCCTTGTTTCTGACCACCTGTATGAAACAGTCAGTCACTCCATTGAAATGAACGTCAACTCCACCAAAATGAGGGAGACGGGCACTCTGCGCCTGAGGAAAGAATGAAAGTGAGAATGACTGAAAGTGATACCACTTGTCTATAAAGTGAAGTGTAGAAAAGTCAAGTGAAGCGTGACAGGACAGCAGtatatcagtgtttgtgtgtgtgtggttgattGCTGATTTAATCAACTTCTCTTTTCAACTTTGAGcaactttttaacatttgtacAGCAAGTGACCTGAACAAACCtgcaaaatattacatttctttAAGAATGacaataatattaaatcaaatgaaGGGACAACACCAACTTAGAATAAACAGAATTATGTCCTTTTGAGAATAAAGTGGAAAAAGAACTTAAAATCAGTCACAcaggagatgaaaagaaaagaggaagctTTTAAAAGTGATAAATGATTATGTTAATCACATTGTGTACTAAAAAGCTTCCTGTGTGAAATAGTCAAACTGTGTCCTTTGCACAACTCTACAGCCTGACAGCCGTGTGACAGAGGAAATATATCTTTAGAAGTTTCAAGGTTCCCAAAGCGAGCATGCATCCACAAGGCTTTTAGACTGTTCAAACAGCTTCATTTGGAGATAAAACATTAAGCTAACTTGTGAGTTAAACAATACTTCACCTAAAGCATTACCTTAAGCTTctgcaaacacactcactaGCTTCCCCATCATCTATTCTCTGCCTGATGTTTAATGTTTAGCCCTTTTCATGACAGAGACTATAGCAGAAATTATGTAGTGTTTCTGTTTATTGTAAGGCGATGTAATGGTTTCATGAAATGGACACATAAAGGTTTCTGTTTGCCTGGTGTCCAACAGTAACTGGCTATCTTTAGAGAACTTATCTATAGCTTCTGCAGACCAGGGACACATTCACATTCCCAGCTGCTGTTGAACCTTGTGGTAGCTAATAATAGTTAGATAAAACCGGATGTAGTATTCTGTCCTCTGCAGCGCCATTGTTCCCCAAGTGTCCTTCCAAACATACAGAATATATGTGAAACGTGATGTAAGGGCGATACATGCAGACTAAGCATGTTTACATACAACCATGAGTATTTTTATAACATGTGGAAAATGTCCTGACTCTTTAAATGTCTATAGgcttaatcatttttaaagataaCATGAAGAAACTTACTACCAATGCTATTCTGGTTTATTTGATTAACAAATTAAACTTTCCGTGATCCCATACATGAGTGACCAAGTGAGACCAgcattaatttaaataaaccCTCACTGCCCCCTGATGGACTAAATATGGAAATACAGCCAGCACTGTAGCCTTGTTTTGTTTAGTTATTTTCTACAGTTATTTCAGGTAtgaacaataacaaaacacttGTCATAACAGACACATTTGATGATTATCTGATTTAATTGAAAGGTCTGTCAAATTATCTCCAGCATTATTCCTGTGATGTTGAATGCAGTCATATTGAAATCTTGCCATtatatatttctctttaaaAGGCCATAATAACACAACTAACCACCAAAATATATAAGTTCAACCGAGAGCCTAATGACGATTAGTTGACTACCTGGCTAAAAGTTTTGACGTCTTCTGTGTTCtttaattcttcttcttcttgtggaTGTTGTTGCTGTATTATTGTGTTAATGTTTTGCTGTCTCCTGTTGCTATTTGTCTTTGTGGCATCTTGTTGTCTTCTGTCTGTAATTTTCAACCATCACTTCATTGGTTTAAGATCATCTGGCTAAAAGACTGACTGGCTAACACTGGTATACTTACAGAAATGTTGATTATTGTTCATTgtccttataaataaatgaaatgaaactgatgtctcttttaaaaaacatgtctgtttcAGTTCTCCTATAAATCATAGCCCACATGTGGAAAGTTCTCTGGTAATTCACCTGCATCTTCCGTTTAACAGTTTCAAAAGGGTAGGAGAGGGTTTGAGCCACTCCTGCTGCAAGACAACCATTGATGAAGTTCTGGAGGGAAGAGAAGCGAGAAGGAGGCTCCTGCCACAGCTTGTCCAAGTTCATGTAGACCGCATAGCATCCAACAGAAAAGGGAAATGCACCTGCAAGTTACAATAAAATGCCCAATTAATGACAGAAATGCCCTTAACGAGGGGTGGATATTAATATTTTGGTCACCACTACCAGAACTACTTAACTGTTAGGTCTGTGCCAACATCATTAGCCCACATTAAAAACTTTTACCAAGTGAAAAGCAGAGCTCCTCTTAACAGCATTAATGTTTGATATCTTAACATTAATTCATTTGTAGGAATATGCATACACACCTAAGACAGTGAGGGAAAAGCCCCTGTAGAGAGCAAGCAGCCCTTCATTCCTGGAGATCTTTGAGAGAGTGTGAACGACGCCGACGTACGTGGGCTCTCTGCAGTTCTGAACAATGAGTCTGGTCTCTGCCACCTCCAGAGGATACGTgaccagagcagcagcaacgcCAGCTAGTCCACCAGCGAATATGGCCCTCCACTGAGAGATGAAGCCCAGTTCATCCATGTGTAGGTGGACTATCCTGCacacagaggagggaaaaaccaaaaacacttaATTGTAGGGAATGCATTGATCAGACTGTAAACCCATCTCCCATTTGTCCTGGTAATTTGATGGCATTGTTTGACAGATGTAAGCTTTAAGtgcacatat comes from Thunnus maccoyii chromosome 8, fThuMac1.1, whole genome shotgun sequence and encodes:
- the slc25a5 gene encoding ADP/ATP translocase 2, producing MSEQAISFAKDFLAGGIAAAISKTAVAPIERVKLLLQVQHASKQISADKQYKGIVDCVVRIPKEQGFLSFWRGNLANVIRYFPTQALNFAFKDKYKKVFLDGVDKHKQFWRYFAGNLASGGAAGATSLCFVYPLDFARTRLAADVGKAGAEREFKGLGDCLVKISKSDGIKGLYQGFSVSVQGIIIYRAAYFGVYDTAKGMLPDPKNTHIIVSWMIAQSVTAVAGLVSYPFDTVRRRMMMQSGRKGADIMYSGTIDCWRKIARDEGGKAFFKGAWSNVLRGMGGAFVLVLYDELKKVL
- the slc25a43 gene encoding solute carrier family 25 member 43 — encoded protein: MASVKKDDRLTRSQSFLCVGFAGFFSKTVTSPLEVVKIKSQVGTFHCKRGFWQSFLLIYQNEGLRGFWKGNLVSCLRLFPYSAVHLATYKKIVHLHMDELGFISQWRAIFAGGLAGVAAALVTYPLEVAETRLIVQNCREPTYVGVVHTLSKISRNEGLLALYRGFSLTVLGAFPFSVGCYAVYMNLDKLWQEPPSRFSSLQNFINGCLAAGVAQTLSYPFETVKRKMQAQSARLPHFGGVDVHFNGVTDCFIQVVRNKGVLSLWNGLTANTIKIVPYFGLLFTCFEMCKQVCLYRNGYIISPLSYKLAPGVDQSLGPYELQEVKRYLKNRNFGSGESSFGNRW